The Penaeus monodon isolate SGIC_2016 chromosome 17, NSTDA_Pmon_1, whole genome shotgun sequence genome contains the following window.
tgtgtgtgtgtgtgtgtgtgtgtgtgtgtgtgtgtgtgtgtgtgtgtgtgtgtgtgtgtgtgtgtgtgtgtgtgtgtgtacataatcgtatacatacgcatatatgtatatatatgtacatatatatacatgtatatgtgtatatatatgtgtatatatatgtatatatactgtatacatatgtatatatatgtacatatatacatatatatatacgtgtatatatatgtatatatactgtgtatatatatgtatatatattgtgtatatatatgtatatattacatatatatacatatacatgtgtgtgtatgcgtgtgtgtgcgtttatatgtatgggtgtgtgggtgtgtatgtaccgTACACATTTATTCCAggacattgtacacacacacacacacatacacacacacacacacacacacacacatacacacacacacacacacacacacacacatatatatatatatatatatatatatatatatatatatatatatatatatatatatatatatatatatacacacacacacacacatacacacacacttatctatctatctatctatctatctatctatctatctatctatctatctatctatctatatatatatatatatatatatatatatatatatatatatatataaacatatatatatatatatatatatatatatatatatatatatatatatatatatatacccacacacacacacgcacacgcacacacacacacacacacacacacacacacacacacacacacacacacacacacacacacacacacacatatatatatatatatatatatatatatatatatatatatatatatatataatatatatatatatatatatatatatatatatatatatatatatatgtatatatatatatatatatatatatatatatatatataaatatgtgtgtgtgtgtgtgtgtgtgtgtgtgtgtgtgtgtgtgtgtgtgtgtgtgtgtgtgtgtgtgtgtgtgtgtgtgtgtgtgtgtgtgtgtgtgtattatatatatatatatatatatatatatatatatatatatatatatataataatatattttttttttttgttgataacaatattcataataataatagtgataataataatgataataataataatgataataataatggtaataataataatgataataataataaaaacgataataaggatgattatgatgctaacaatgataaaaataataatgataatactaataatcacaataataataatgataataataaaaacataataacaaaaaatccaatgagaacaatagtgataatatcaatgattaaaGTTTAAAGAAATCACCATAACGTgaacccaaaaaagaagaaaaaatcttacaatatatatatatatatatatatatatatatatatatatatatatatatatatatatatatataattttcccctaGGATGCCTAACATTAAAACATGATATAtaggctttttttaaaaacaaattcagattttctttaaaaatttgctCTTAaaactccatatatatacatatatatatatatatatatatatatatatatatatatatatatatatatatttatatatatatatatatatgtatacacacacacacacacacacacacacacacacacacacacacacacacacacacacacacacacacacacacacacacagagacacacacacacacacacacacacacacacacacacacacacatatatatatatatatatatatatatatatatatatatatatatatataattctaaccAACGAAAATAAGTTTCCTTAGACAAAAACACATTTAAGATGCATTCTATCTCGCCTTTGACTTTAACATAAGACAAAGAAATATCCcaagaaaatgcaataaataattaacaactttcttgggtaggaggaggaggaggaggaggaggaggaggaagagaggaagaagaggaaaagacggTGAGAATAAAGCCAACCCGCCGAGCATTTCCCCGGTGCGAATAACGTCCTTCAAAACAAACGTTGCCACGAGGACCTCCGACCGAACGTTTTCTGCGCCCGAGTCTCCTTCTCTCGACCCGTTTTTGACCGAGTTGCCAAGTTTTCTCCCGTAGAAGAGGGCGTGAGCAGAGGCCTTGAGGGCTGGAGGTGTCAGGCAAAGGGATAGCTAAGAGAAAATAAGGAGCGGATCTTCGTTGAATAAGAGTTGAGAAGATGCTGCTGcctaatctcccccccccagAGGAAGGCATCAGGCATAGGCAGCCCAGCACGAGGGCATTCGTGGGCCAGAGGGAACTGGGGTCGGGGGTTCTCTACATTGCCGAGAGGTGAGGAATACGTGGGGgtcgggtgttgtgtgtgtgtgaggggtgtgtagtgtgtggaaGACGGGGAGAAATGTGGTTTGTGTGATTGGTATGTTGGTGCATTGTAGTCGGTGCTTTTTGGAATGGTCTGTGTTTTTAAGGTGTTAATACACGACCTGTTTGTACTGTTTGAATCTGTGATTGTATCTGCCTGTTGTAGAATTTCTTATTTGCTCTAGCCTTTCGCAACTGCCAATAAGCCACGATAAGATGAATCCGGGACAGGTTCCTGATTTGGGGACGAAGTACCAGGGGGGGATACCAGTTCTGTCTTGCCGGAATATACATAGTGGAGGTTTGGGAAAATTGTTAGTGATGACAGTTCggaattcagtaaaaaaaaaaaaaaaaagtgtatggaaagttacttaatgttttttaaaatgtgcaaataagaaataaagaagatacatggGAAAACTCTCCGTGTCTGTcaaccaggattacagtaaagtaagtgtatggagtggttaccttgacgaaaactaagccACTTTTCATTTATGGCAAAAAGTGTGCaaattaaaaataagggaaatacaagacagagaagagagaagatcaaCCCTTCATTTTCAAAGTCCCCATCtatgtttaccttgcgaggaccaaaataTATGTGACACGTAACTCATTACTGGATCTATCAAGTAGCCCATATATTGCTACACACttgtgagaatgaatattttgtgATTTTCAGTGTCTGTTTTCtcaaattcatgtatgtaatgtgttcttttagttttataatgtttcttttatgtgttttggttattatttatgctattctgtacaataactttgtatgcatgcatgttttgcCACCAGGAGGTTTGACAGGTTGTGCAATGCCATTTGTTGAGAAATGCTGGTGAtaaatgtttcattttaagtgCTGTGTTGATTCCAGGTAATTTTTAAAGCTATTTTGTGaatatacaggacaaatagacattagtctctatcacagcctgatatttgaacccaccaagtgccccaaatgccaaaaaaagtaattagaaaccaagcaattgtgaccatagatggAAGCGAAGAAATGTTCAGTGttttgatatataaagatatatggttttaccctggggtccagggggcataatCTCCtgactagggaatatatagattgtattttcTTAAAGCCACTAGGATCAAGGGACGTAGCCCCCTGACTAGGCGAATATATTACCACAGGATCCAGGGGGCAGAACCTCCTGGCTaaggaatatatagattgtagtatataaatcccacaggattaaggttaggttggtttattggttaggacatAATATATGATTACCACGGGGATCAAGATTATGTGAAATCCATTACATTTTTACTGAATGATGGGTTTGGTTCCCATAGAGTTTTTCAAACTTTGAAGTGTTGGTGCTTAGACTTTCAAAGATGGGGGCGATGTCTGTAGAGTTTCAGTATCCGatagtaagtgttttttttttgcttgttttacacatttctgttctttattcttatttcagcctgttttgccccataatttccctgatctacttcatgccctacCCTGCTATCAAGACTTATCAAATtacatcagattcgttctcatcacatGAGAACAGATCTGATGGCAAAAATATTATCGGGGAAGACCTGATTGTCATATTTGAAAAATTAACAATACATGATAGACAAATATGAAGATTGACCCATCTTTTTAAAAGTCCCCAACCTTGTTAACATTACGACAATAAACACTAGTGTGATCATGTAACTCATTACTATGATCTGTCAAGTAATTCATGCATTACACTGAGCTTGTGAAAACTATCATTTTGTAAATATCAGTGCTTTTCCTAATTCATGTGTATAttgctatcttttatttttgttttacttctttaaCATGTTTTAATAATTGTATACGCTATTCTGTTTCTACTCTAtttctgtgcatgtgtgttttcgcCACAGCAATATTTGACCGGCCATGGTATACCATTCCATGACAAACAACATTGAGAAATTTTTCGTTTAAAGTGTTGTGTCAATTCCACgtcattattaaaacaatatagtGGCTATGTAGATGAAACTATCACAGCTTGCTATTTAGCCGATCAAGTGCCCCAAATAACAGTAAATGTGTATAGACACCAAGCAATTCAGACTGCAGACAGTAGCAAAGTAAAGTTTGGTGTTTCACTATACATAAATCTTATGGgcttaaggttaggttggtttattggttatatatatattatatatatatatatatatatatatatatatatatatatatattatatattatatattatataaattatatataaatgtacatatatatatgtatatataaatatatatatatatgtatatatatatgtatgtatatatatgtatatatatgtatatatatgtatatatatatgtatatatgtatatgcatatgtatatatgtatatatatatgtagtatatatatgtatatgtatatatatgtatatgtatatatgtatatatatatgtatatatgtatatatatatgtatatatgtatatgtatatatatattttttatatatatgtatatgtatatgtatatgtatgtatattatatatatatatatatatatatatatatatatatatatatatatatatatatacatatatatattttggcctTGCAGAATAAGTAGAGATTAGTATCCTTTATGGTGTGATGTCAgagccagttatatatatatctctcctactcctcctctcttcctctcctctcttgctttccttcatctcctctctttatttctctcatgCCGAAAGTTATATTGATAGCATCTCATTTCTTTCTTGCAGCCGAGTCTCCTGGGCGAAAGAAGGAGAGGACAGTGGTTTGTCCCTCGAGTATCCACATATTGCCATCCACGCGATCAGCCGAGACTTGTCGAACTTCTGCCACCCATGCCTTTATCTCATGATTGATGTCCAGCTGGAAGAGCCAGAGAGTAAGTTGGTGTCCATGAtataaaagaacgaaaataagGTTATCAAGTTTAATGAAATGTGGGTAGTTtggtatctgtctgtttgtctatatctctttatatatatctgtctttattGGCATGtactatatgtgtacatacatagtgtgtatatacactcAGACACATGCAGTATGGAAGAAAACTGTTAATGAATTGTATGATACCCTGATATCAGAAAGTTGTCTAGGaaaatgtttgaatttttttgtaagcctgtatatatatatatatatatatatatatatataattttatatatatatattttatatatatattttatatagaatatatatatataaaatatatatataataataatataagatatatatatatatataaagattaaaatatatataagatatatatattatatatatatatatatatatatatataaaatatatatatatatatatattcatacatatatatatacatatatatatacatatgtatatatacatatgtatatatacatatgtatataacatatgtatatatacatatgtatatatacatatgtgtatatatacatatgtatatataatacatatatatatatatatatatatatatatatatatatatatatatataaacatatatatatatatatatatatatatatatatatatatatatatatatatatatagatagatggatatatagatatatatataatttttctttatttttttatttattttttagagagagagagagagagagagagagagagagagagagagagagagtttaaagtttaagtttaaagtttggttttgattccatttgatacaatggacattcttggtgtgacatactgtctgcttgattttgctcacgtgtgtcagctgctgctgattcggcggaaccgagtccttgcccgccgtgatgcccagccacagcagtaacctccgggcgacagttgcaacttctcgcgcccgggCGGGGTGCGAACCACCGaatcctcggatgagaggccgacacgttaccactgtactagcccggaggctagcacagagagagagagagagagagagagagagagagagagagagagagagagagagagagagagagagagagagagagagagagagagagagagagagaaagaaatgttgaGAGGTCATTAAACTTTAATTGATATATTAgcagggaaaatattttaaactttggAATTACAAACACCTTAGTCAAACACACCAATTTCCCGGTAGGTGCCATGAACGGAGGCAGGAACTCAGACTCGGAGGACGAAGAGGATGAAGACACAGCCATGACAGAGGTGCGGTTTGTTCCGTCAGATCCCTCGTCACTCGATCACATGTACAAGGCCCTCAACGAATGTCAGGTCCTACATCCCGACCCAGAAGATCAACCTTCCGATGATGGTAAGTTGGCTGTGAGAGAAAATGGCGTTAAACATAGACTTATTATATCTGAATGTGGCCTGGTGTGTGTTAATTGACATTGTGTATGTAGGCATTGTGTGTGGAGGTCGGTAGTAATATGTATGACTGCTTTATATGCATACAGATGATCAGTAAcaatgtatgtaaacacatatatatggttgtatgatATGAATGCTATTGTATTTACTCTTTCAGTTTAGACACACAATAGCATgttagattgttttttttatatactctatAAGTTAGTTGGATATTAGGCAAAAGATTGTCGTCATGCTTTCTATTTGCATATATGATCAGTTGCCTGAGGCTAAGCAAGACAGAGTTTTGCCAGCTAAAGgcataagaaaaaatgatgaaacttTTTATGTAGATATCTTTCCAGTAACTTAATATTTTCTGTCTGAATATTGAATAATCTATAGAGAATGGAAAGTTTGGAAAAATTTTACTCTTAAATAGCAGCTTTATTGCCATGGACTTGTGCAGCTTctcatgtttgaaaaaaaaagtgtttgatgTCTTGTGTTACCAACTAGTTAAAAGAGAAGGAACAGTAACAGAGCTGTTTGTTGTGCACTAGCTGATTGAGAGcaagaatgataagaaaagatgaaaatcaaTTTTCTGAAATATCAGTTAATGAGGCCTTTGGAAATATACCAGTCCTTTGAGAAATAGGTACCTCACCTCAGGTTATATTTTAACAGGCAAATAAGTGTACTAATAAAGGCAACTATTAGTGATAGTTGATTCAGTGGCTGTGATAATACATGTATTTGCTTTGTTAACATGTTAGCAATTAGCTTTCCAACAGCCTGCAAACTTTGCACTGTTGTTGCATAGCAgaatttattagattttttaacCCAATGCCTATGGGTGTATGTACtatcccttttagttttttttgtgaattttgttacatatagatggctccacatgtgctcagccaccaaggagtctctCAGTAGgctctagtgaccgatcctgatttctccattccttgaaattatggaaaaatgtgtttttctttttaatactattaatattgatattattattatgccttttgattatgattgattatgattattagagattatgattattaaattgttactaagatattaataacattaaagacaatatcAAATAAATGTAGCTTTCAGaaagtcaaggaaaaaggtaagcaGGTAAGATAGGTAAGACTattagctgactccttggtgactaagcacttgtagagccatctatgtgtaaagacaaacgatgaacttttattacagtgAGCATGGCATTGCAGTCTTGCCACCTGCGCTGATTGGGTTAACATTTGAATTCTGAATTATCTGTGTATTCAGTAACATTTTATTGAGATGCGAGCCCATTCATGTTATAATGATTTTATGCAAATCATCtgttaatattttctattatgatCTGTTACTATTGAATTAcaaaatatagatttaaatagTTTATTTTGTTCAACAAgccaattttcatatttttctatattccaTTTATGAGAGAATAGGGTTGTGAAACTATATTTGCTTGGCTAGGTGTTGGCACTGTTCGGAAGCTTGTGTCGACCATTAACTAACCAGTATGTTGTACGTTTGTGTTTCCAGCACATTCTTTACTTATGGAGTATGGAGTATGGACATATGGAAATCAGTAAAAATGGTTAATAATATTTTGAGAAATAATGAACAATATGGCCATGTAATATGCTATtacgtgaaatatatattatgggaggTGTCTGGATGAGTTCAAgtttatatatctctgtatatgtgtTTAGAAAATGGTTTAAATGTGCTCTACACTGTTTGGAAACTGTTTTGATTTGctgttttggtttaaattttaactTCGAGTGGGCTTGATGCATTTGGCATTTTTTATTAACCCAATGTCATCTGTTGGCAATGggttataataaaaatggaattgGGGTTATTGAGTAGATAGTTTGCAGCTCCATGTAACTACAGCCTTCCTGAAGCAAAACTAGGTTTTTATCCTTTGTGTGTACGGTTGCATGTACATCTTCTTGTTGGATTtatgttgaacaaattgcaaatagaacaaagGGAGGAGCAAGAAaggtatattcatgtgttttcttgtttttcccttcatTGGTTTAAGCTGTTTATGGTATCAATAGTTGCGTGGATTTCTTTGCATGGTAAGCAATcagaattttactaaattaacTTTTGGAGAAAGTTGTGAAATATGGACTTTATTCAAGAATGAGTAATTTTGAGTAAGTGAAAGGGCATATGTGTATGCAAATCCACTAATTTGCATTAAATTTCTCTGAAGTTTGTCTTGAATTCATGTTATGATTAATGTTTATGTCCCTAGTCACCTTATTTTGGTTATGAAGATTTTTGAGTGACCATTCCATTTTTTTAGATATTGATATCATTGCAATTTACcgtctacttttcttctttttcttcttcctctttttcttcagtgtttttttttttttctattttctgtcttaACAATAATTctgcttattatttttcataatatcagtcagttggaaagaaaaagaagaaaaaaaagtgagagtgagagtgagagtgagagtgagagtgagagagagagagagagagagagagagagagagagagagagagagagagagtagagagtagagagtgagagtgagagtgagagagagagtgagaaaaaaaaaagaaaaaaaaaagaaaaaagaaaaaaaaaaaaaaaaaaaaaaaa
Protein-coding sequences here:
- the LOC119583732 gene encoding methylosome subunit pICln-like, with amino-acid sequence MLLPNLPPPEEGIRHRQPSTRAFVGQRELGSGVLYIAESRVSWAKEGEDSGLSLEYPHIAIHAISRDLSNFCHPCLYLMIDVQLEEPESAMNGGRNSDSEDEEDEDTAMTEVRFVPSDPSSLDHMYKALNECQVLHPDPEDQPSDDEIGEEEEDEGEYEVNENGDDVHGVYEDAMEGDLEDGPFVGGMAEGRTARNGIEDDDAMETGQFDDAD